From a region of the Anomalospiza imberbis isolate Cuckoo-Finch-1a 21T00152 chromosome 3, ASM3175350v1, whole genome shotgun sequence genome:
- the MEMO1 gene encoding protein MEMO1, whose product MSNRVLCREASHAGSWYTASGPQLNAQLEGWLSQVQSTKRPARAIIAPHAGYTYCGSCAAHAYKQVDPNITRKIFILGPSHHVPLSRCALSSVDIYRTPLYDLRIDQKIYGELWKTGMFERMSLQTDEDEHSIEMHLPYTAKAMESHKDEFTIIPVLVGALSESKEQEFGKLFSKYLADPSNLFVVSSDFCHWGQRFRYSYYDESQGEIYRSIEHLDKMGMSIIEQLDPVSFSNYLKKYHNTICGRHPIGVLLNAINELQKNGMNMSFSFLNYAQSSQCRNWQDSSVSYAAGALMVH is encoded by the exons ATGTCCAACCGGGTGCTCTGCCGGGAGGCCAGCCACGCCGGCAGCTGGTACACGGCCTCAG GACCCCAGCTGAACGCACAGCTAGAAGGTTGGCTTTCTCAAGTACAGTCCACAAAAAGACCTGCAAGAGCCATTATTGCACC CCATGCAGGATATACCTATTGTGGATCTTGTGCAGCCCATGCTTACAAACAAGTGGATCCCAATATCAC CCGAAAAATTTTCATTCTTGGGCCTTCCCATCACGTGCCCCTCTCCCGATGTGCACTTTCCAGTGTGGACATTTACAGAACACCTCTGTATGATCTTCGAATTGACCAAAAGA TTTATGGAGAATTATGGAAGACTGGAATGTTTGAGCGCATGTCCCTACAGACAGATGAAGATGAGCACAGTATTGAAATGCATTTGCCTTATACTGCTAAAGCCATGGAAAG CCATAAGGATGAGTTTACTATTATTCCTGTGTTGGTCGGAGCACTGAGTGAGTCAAAAGAGCAGGAATTTGGAAAACTCTTCAGTAAATACCTAGCTGATCCTAGTAATCTCTTTGTGGTTTCTTCTGACTTTTGCCATTGGG GTCAGAGGTTCCGTTACAGTTACTATGATGAATCCCAAGGAGAAATTTATAGATCCATTGAGCACCTAGATAAAATG ggtATGAGCATTATAGAGCAGCTAGATCCTGTATCTTTTAGCAATTACTTGAAGAAATACCATAACACAATATGTGGAAGACATCCTATTGGAGTGCTATTAAAT GCTATCAACGAGCTCCAGAAGAACGGAATGAATATGAGCTTTTCATTTTTGAATTACGCTCAGTCAAGCCAGTGTCGAAACTGGCAAGACAGCTCAGTGAGTTATGCAGCTGGAGCACTTATGGTCCACTGA
- the DPY30 gene encoding protein dpy-30 homolog, whose product MEGEQIMEGQPQVPENPHSEYGLTENVERIVENEKLNAEKTSKQKVDLQSLPTRAYLDQTVVPILLQGLAVLAKERPPNPIEFLAAYLLKNKSQFEDRN is encoded by the exons ATGGAGGGAGAACAGATTATGGAGGGACAGCCACAG GTTCCGGAAAATCCTCATTCTGAATACGGCCTCACTGAAAATGTAGAG agGATAGTAGAAAATGAGAAACTAAATGCCGAGAAAACATCAAAGCAGAAGGTGGATCTCCAGTCATTACCCACACGTGCCTACTTGGATCAGACAGTTGTACCTATCTTGCTACAGGGACTTGCTGTTCTTGCAAAAGAGAG accACCCAATCCCATTGAATTTCTAGCAGCctatcttttaaaaaacaagtcaCAATTTGAGGACCGAAATTAA